One part of the Lycium ferocissimum isolate CSIRO_LF1 chromosome 8, AGI_CSIRO_Lferr_CH_V1, whole genome shotgun sequence genome encodes these proteins:
- the LOC132066905 gene encoding uncharacterized acetyltransferase At3g50280-like has protein sequence MSSASVTLVSKCTIFPSQKSSLSDLKLSVSDLSMLSVHYIQKGALFTRPSFPITQLISLLKLSLSQTLTHFPPLAGRFFTDSNGYVYISCNDAGVDFVHATATHIYIRDVIGSIDVPHHVKEFFPFDQKVSYQGHFSPLLAVQVTELADGVFIGCAVNHSVTDGTSFWNFFNTFAEVSRGVKRIIRQPDFTRNSILISNAVLKLPADGPKVTFAGDAPLRERIFSFKRESILRLKAKTNNQILDFDGEINIVKLMGKQRNDPLKFDMKAETDTINPVDEISSFQSLCALLWRAVTRARKFPSSKMTTFRMAVNCRHRLQPKLNPLHFGNAIQSIPTYASAGDVLSNDLHWCAEQLNENVKAHDDVMVRKFVEDWEKDPRCFPLGNFDGAMLTMGSSPRFPMYDNDFGWGRPVAVRSGRANKFDGKISAFPGREGGGSVDLEVVLSPETMEGLESDLEFMQYVTGF, from the coding sequence ATGTCTTCTGCATCTGTTACTTTGGTCTCCAAATGCACTATTTTTCCATCTCAAAAATCATCTCTTTCTGATCTCAAACTCTCTGTTTCCGATCTTTCAATGCTGTCTGTTCACTACATTCAGAAAGGTGCTCTCTTTACTCGTCCCTCTTTTCCCATCACCCAACTCATTTCCCTTCTCAAACTCAGTCTTTCTCAAACACTCACTCACTTCCCTCCCTTAGCCGGTCGATTCTTCACAGACTCAAATGGCTACGTCTACATTTCTTGCAACGACGCTGGCGTTGATTTTGTACATGCTACAGCCACTCACATTTACATTCGCGATGTCATAGGCTCCATTGATGTTCCTCATCATGTCAAAGAGTTCTTTCCGTTTGATCAAAAAGTGAGCTATCAAGGCCATTTTAGCCCTCTTCTCGCCGTCCAAGTAACTGAATTAGCTGACGGCGTCTTCATTGGCTGCGCCGTCAATCATTCCGTCACTGACGGGACATCTTTTTGGAACTTTTTCAATACATTTGCTGAGGTTAGCAGGGGTGTGAAAAGGATTATAAGGCAGCCTGATTTTACCCGTAATTCAATCTTGATTTCAAACGCTGTGCTAAAACTCCCGGCTGATGGCCCTAAAGTTACTTTCGCCGGTGATGCCCCATTGAGGGAGAGGATATTTAGTTTCAAAAGAGAATCAATTCTAAGACTCAAAGCGAAGACCAACAATCAGATATTGGATTTCGACGGAGAAATTAATATCGTTAAATTGATGGGAAAACAGAGAAACGATCCCCTGAAATTCGATATGAAAGCAGAAACGGACACGATAAATCCAGTGGATGAGATTTCATCATTTCAATCCCTTTGCGCGTTGCTGTGGCGTGCAGTGACACGTGCACGGAAGTTCCCATCTTCGAAAATGACGACATTCAGAATGGCTGTAAATTGTCGTCACCGTCTCCAACCGAAGCTAAATCCCTTACACTTCGGCAACGCAATTCAGAGCATTCCAACTTATGCATCAGCAGGCGACGTTTTATCTAACGATCTGCATTGGTGTGCGGAGCAATTGAACGAGAATGTGAAGGCGCACGATGATGTTATGGTGAGGAAGTTTGTAGAGGATTGGGAGAAGGACCCACGGTGTTTTCCGTTGGGGAATTTTGACGGAGCGATGCTGACAATGGGGAGCTCGCCGAGGTTTCCAATGTATGACAATGATTTCGGGTGGGGGAGACCAGTTGCAGTAAGGAGTGGTCGGGCGAATAAGTTTGATGGGAAGATATCAGCGTTTCCAGGGagagaaggaggaggaagcGTCGATTTAGAGGTGGTTTTATCACCTGAAACAATGGAAGGCTTGGAGTCTGATCTGGAATTCATGCAGTATGTTACTGGTTTTTGA